Within the Candidatus Eremiobacteraceae bacterium genome, the region TCTTCATCGCCCTCGCCGGTGAACTCGTCGATGACCGCATGCGCGAGATCGCCGTCGATGCCGTGGCGCAGCAGATCGTGGAGCAGGCGCATGCGCCCGACCGGCTTGCGGTCGAGGATGCTCTTCACGTAGAGCTGCGCGTACGTGCGATCGTCGATATAGCGCCGCTCTTCGCATACGGCGATGGCTTCTTCGATCGCCGAAGGCTCGTAGCCCCGATCGCGCAGTTTCTGCCCCAGTTGCGATTTCGTGAGCCGCTTGCCCGAGAGCAGGCGCACGGCGGCCGCGAACGCCGGAGATGCCGGCGCCGGCGAGTTCATCTTGCGCCACCCGCCTGCGGCTTGGGTGTGCTACTTCTCGGCGACCGCATACCGGACGCTGCCGTTGTCCGCGGCGCTGGGCTGGGATTTCTCCATGAGCGCCCGGATCTTGTCCTCGAGCTCTTCGGCCAGCTCCGGATGCTCCTCGAGATAGGCTTTGGCGTTCTCGCGGCCCTGGCCGATGCGCGTCTCGCCATAGGTATACCACGAGCCCGTCTTGCCGATGATGTTCTGCTCCAGGCCGACGTCGATGAGCGAACCGGTGCGGCTGATGCCTTTGCCGTACGTGATGTCGAACTCAGCGACTTTGAACGGCGGCGCGACCTTGTTCTTGACCACTTTGACGCGCGTGCGCGAGCCGACGACGTCAGTGCCGACTTTGATGGTCTCCAGCTTGCGGAT harbors:
- a CDS encoding regulatory protein RecX, producing the protein MNSPAPASPAFAAAVRLLSGKRLTKSQLGQKLRDRGYEPSAIEEAIAVCEERRYIDDRTYAQLYVKSILDRKPVGRMRLLHDLLRHGIDGDLAHAVIDEFTGEGDE